GGTGCACAAAGTACATGAGGATGATTGGCAGGTGGATCGGAAGACGGCTCAATTGAGCTTTTTCCTGCATCTAGAGCCATCAAAATGCATAATTGTATATCCATTTTTCCCTGcttatctaagcatacctcttgagctgtctatATTTTTTTAAGAGACTAAAATCTCGGGTAAAATATTGAAAGGAATGCGAGTCttcaatacatttagttattgcttgcttttctaaaatCTACTCACCTTGCtggcaggcatgccagctaagattGTTAGACAAGCTGTACTGTAACTTAATAGCCTGAAATGccttcttggtagctagttatgaggttaggagattgggaacctataTGGGCTAGTTAAAGCCAACGTCATAAAATTGTTTGGTGGCTAGTAGCGTTagtatttttaaatttatttttaaacGAGACCTGAGGGTGCGCGTGTCCCTGTGTCCCCATGGGCATGATGCCTCTTATTAAAGTTTTGCCACAATTTTAACCTTCATATCACAAACGTTGCTGTCTACTTGAAAAAGCTAATTATGCTTACAAATTAATTTGCTATATAGATTAATAGTGGGACGGACCAAAGAGAATCTGAAGCTCTTGATTGGTGCTTtgggagatgagatgaggaaaTGGGAGATAGGGTGGGCAGAGGGCATGGTTAAATTATTCACAAGCAGAAATACAATCCAGGCTAGCAAAAAGGGCTCATTTACCAGTGGAAGACTAACCCATACTCAAGCATGCATGAAGCCAAAAACTCAAATCTAAAACAGACATAATGTTCAATACTATTGTTAGTAGCTTGCATGTTTTGTGAATTTACAAGTTGTCATGACAAATTCTAGGTATTTTTACAGGTTGAAAAGCTGTAGCAAATGCCATTATGGTGCATGTGCCTACACTATTATAAAGGCTGTATACATGGTTCCCTTCTCAATATTCTTACAGGAAATAAGTCCTTTGTAATGACAATTgtacttttctttatttttctttatttatatatatacatatatatgttacctttttatttaacaaggtaagtcagttaaggacaaattcttatttacaatgacggctaaagcatgacgatgctgggccaattgtgtgccgcactatgggactcccaatcacagccagatgtgatacaacctggattcaaaccagggactgtaatgatgcctcttgcactgatgagatgcagtgccttagaccgctgcgccactcaggagtcaAATACTAGCATAGTGTATTTTACTGTACATTACATCTCTGGTAAATGTTTCGATACTGTGGAATACATTTGTTACTAGATCAGATACACAGACAAGAGTCTGACTGTTAAACTGCTAGGTGTATTTGGCCAACATGAAGAACATGtcatttgtatttaaaaaaacattacgTATTTAGTATGTAAGTaatcttgttttttaaattaggCCATTTTAACAAACCATGCAACGAATAACCATAGATTTAATTTAACATGACCCCGTTCATACCGTTCTGTGCAAGTTTACAAGCTGAGATATGAGCCTATCTACCTTTGTGTGTGACAGTATTGTATGTCAGGTGGGTATCATTTTACTGCAGAGATATTTGACACCCAGGTAAGGAAGGCACATATCTGAAGTCCGGTGACCTGAGATagtaatacacacagacacactggtcCTCACTGCTGCCAGTAACTACAGAACAGGACCATGGCGTTCATCGCGAAGACCTTCTATGATCTGAAGGCCACGACCCTGGAGGGGAATTCAGTAGATTTCAATGTGTTTCGAGGGCGGGTGGTCCTCATTGAGAATGTGGCATCGCTCTGAGGGACAACCACCCGGGACTACAGCCAGCTCAACTTGCTCCAGAGCAAGTACCCTCACCGGCTAGTGGTCCTGGGCTTCCCCTGCAATCAGTTTGGCTACCAGGTCAGTATGCGACATTGTGGCCTTTGGTTATGTGGTTCTGTAAAATCAATGAAAACAAGCTAATCTAGTAAAAGATTCTGTTAATTTACAGGTATCGGGTGATTTGTTTAATGATTAATGTCAGATGAGAATGTTGCATGTTTTACAGGAGAACTGTTCAAATGGGGAGATCCTGAACTCATTAAAGTATGTGCGTCCAGGAGATGGCTACCAGCCTGGCTTCACTGTCTTTGAAAAGTGTGATGTGAATGGAACCAACACCCACCCTGTCTTTGCCTATTTGAAAGACAAACTTCCCTATCCTGATGATGATCCACACACCCTCATCCAGGATCCTAAATTCCTCATCTGGAGTCCCATCAGCAGGACAGACATCTCTTGGAATTTTGAGAAATTCCTGGTTGGGCCAGAGGGAGAGCCCTTTAAACGTTACAGCAAAAAATTTGAGACTATCAACATTGAGCCTGACATTCAAAGACTGTTGAGACTAaccaagacctgaaaatagcatgGGAATGTTCTCCTTGTGTACTACTCATTCGGTTACACAAATGACTTCACATGTATGATAGACAGGGACTATTATGGCGTCGTCCATCCTTTTGAGTTTTACTAAATGAGGTTAATATTCTAAAATCTTGGGAGTATTATCTGAGGCCATGTAAATGCTCAAGAGTTGTGGGTTATGCCTTGATAAGTCTTCTTGCTCATGTAATAAAAATATGGAAAGCATCAGCTATATTTTTGTATGCCCTCCAGCAGTGATCCTGACCTATAGTAAACCCTCTCCTGTCTTTTTCTATGCTGGCCAGCAGGTGGTGCCACTAACTTGAGTTTGGATTAGATTTTTGCCACCAACTCGTTGAGTTGTTAGTGAAGTTTGTCAGACAAAAGGCAATATATACACAAGGTTACTGTAGTTGGAATAGAATTATTAGATTCTACTTGTAAAAAAAAACTGTTCTTATCGTTCCACCATATCCCATGTGTATTAATCATGTTATAATTTGACATTTTCTAGTTTCACATTACACTTTTATTTTAGTGACTGTCCaatgtttccagatttctatgaaatatgacgtATAATTAATAACATGAGTGACGGAAGTTTTCGTTCCAAAAAATGGTAATTAAGTatgttaaaaaatacattttgttttggAATAGTGTGGGTGTGTAAATGGGTTAGCTGACAACATCACGAAAATGATGTGCACACTTCAATGGGGCTGTAGTCCGTGTGTTGTGATTCTGAATGACCAGGGTCTGGATTCCCCATAGCGATGGAATTTAGGCATACGTCACACCGTTTTCCCAAAACACCATCCAGTTAACTCGTTCCAAAGTTAAATTTAACTGTGTTGTTACAGGAGCTGCTGTCCCGTTGAAAATTATTCCAGAAAATAGTCTTAAGGATCCGccgctttaaaaaaaatatcagcctaaaatgacatacttaAATATAACTGCCTGTAGTccttgaagcaaggatatgcatattcttggtaccatttgaaaggaaacactttgaagtttgtggaaatgtgaaaggaatgtaggagaatataacacaatagatatggtaaaatataatacaaaggaaaaaacaacaattttgtttgtaccatcatctttgaaatgcaagagaaatgaCATAATTATTATTCCAGGCCAGGTGCAATTTGGATTTtggtgtgtgtgcaaagttttagactgatccaatgaaccattgcatttccgTTCAAACgtttgtatcaagactgctcaAATGTATTATTAACTTTATATGTTCAAAATTGTTTACTCTCCTCatacaatagcatggtattctttcactgtaatagctacttcaaattggacagtgcagttagcttaaattcttgttaatctttctgccaatatcagatatgtctatgtcctgggaaattgtcttgttacttacaacctcatgctaattgcattagcctacgttagctcaacaaTCCCGTGGACGGGACATCGATCCCAAAGTTGCAAAGAGCTCGCTGTAGCCTTAAATTATTTATGGCTATTTCAGTCTACTTTACAGAATGCAATTTTCCCAACAAGAGAAATACAAATCTGCAGCCTATTATGTATATTtgtattatacactgaacaaaaatataaatgaaacatgcaacaattttaaagatttaactgaggtacagttcatataaggaaatcagtcaattgaaataaattcagtaggccctaatctatagagttcacatgactgagaatacagaaatgcatctgttggtcacagataaaaaaaattaaagtaggggcatggatcagaaaaacagtccgtgtctggtgtgaccacaatttgcctcatgcagcacgacacatctcctccacatagagttgatcaggctgttgattgccGCCTGTGGAATGTCCCACTtgtcttcaatggctgtgcgaagtttctgGATTTTGGCGAGAACTGGAGCATGCTGTAGTACATGTCAATCCACAGCATTCCAAacaggctcaatgggtgacagatctggtgagtatgcaggccatggactaactgggacattttccgcttccaggaattgtgtacagatccttgcgacattggGGACTTtcattatcatactgaaacatgaggggatggcagcggatgaatggcgTGACAATGGacttcaggatctcatcacgggaTCTCTGTGTATTAAAATTACAATCAATaacatgcaattgtgttcgttgtccgtagcttatgcctgcccatactataacccctccaccatggggcacactgttcacaatgttgagaTCAGCAAGCCGttcgcccacacaacaccatacatgctgtctgccatctgcccggtacagttaaaACCGGGATAAATCCaggaagagcacacttctccagcttgccagtggccatcaaaagtGAGCATTCTTCCACTGAAGTGGGTTACAATGCCGAACTGcattcaggtcaagaccctggtgaggagcacgagcatgcagatgagcttccccgagacggtttctgacagtttgtgcaaattcttcggttgtgcaaaccaacagtttcatcagctggtctcagacaattctGCAGGTGAAGATGCCGGATGTGGGGTATtgtgttcacaacgttgacatcagccaACTGCTCACTCACATGACACCATACACatgatctgcggttgtgaggccgggttGGACAGACTGCCAAATTCCTTAAAATGAagttggtagagaaattaacattaaattctctggctaCAGCTCTGGTGTCCATTcatacagtcagcatgccaattgcttgctccttcaaaactgttgtgTGACAAACCTACAcgttttaaagtggcctttttattttccccagcacaatCAACTTCTTGTTTTCCACACCTGTCTGGTGGATGTAgtgtcttggcaaaggagaaatgctcactaatgcacaacattttagagaaataagctttttgtgcttataaACCATGGGACCAACATGTTTTCGGGGTTGATATTTTTGTTTGCCATGTGTTATGTATTCTAAGTGCTATCTTGTGCTATTTTGTATGCAATGTTTGATTATGTAATTTCAGCATTTCTTCAGTTCGTCCAAACTGGGAGCAAATATGAATAAAGTCAAAGTTGCTTTTTCAACATGACCTAAAAATAGGATGACGATGCTTTCCATAATTGCTCAACAAATCAGTGAGCTTCAAGTAGGCCTACAGGTATTATACAATGaaataattaaacaataaaaataGTAGCAAGCTAATTGTTGCCATATACCTAATAAgttgacatttaagtcattggTTAGGTTATAGTAAAATGTGTCAGCTTTTTGATAATACTAGTCTACAGGCCTAATAGATACAAATATTTAAGTGGCCTAATGTGTTAATACTAGGTAGGTCTATCGATTGCACATACATGAAAGTGATGTCGATATTTAGCCTAATAAACAAGCTATCATATAATTTGGTTATCTCGGTtttctttttaaaattattatccTAGCTTCGCTTGTTTATAACATTGTCACGTTCagaaagccttattctaaagtggattaaattcacttttccctcatcaatctacacacaatacaacataacgacaaagtgaaaacatttttttagaaatgtttgcaaatgtattaaaaattaaaaatataattttagaaccttatttacataagtattcagaaccttttcTACGAGACTCgcaattgaactcaggtgcatcctgtttccattgatcatccttgagatgtttctacaacttgtttggggtccacctgtggtaaatccaattgattggacatgatttggaacggcacacacctgtcaatataaggttccacagttgacagtgcatgtcaaagcagaaaccaagccttgaggttgaaggaattgtaaagggtaccaaaaaatgtcttcagcattgaaggttcccaaaagcacagtggcctccattattcttaaatgaaagaagtttggaaccaccaagactcttcctagagttggccaccCTGCCAAatagagcaatcgggggagaaggggagggaggtgaccaagaacgcgattgtcactctgacagagttccagagtacctctgtggagatgggagaacattccaatATGGCAACCATCTTTGAAGCACTCCACCAGTCAGgattttatggtagagtggccggacggaagccactcctcagtaaaaggagtttgccaaaaggcatataaaggactctcagaccatgagaaacaagattatttcCACATTTCCAGAAACATgactctcactgttgccgcttgttatagaccaccctctacctccagctgtgccctggacaccatatgtgaattgattgccccccatctatcttcagagttcatactgttagatgacctaaactgggatatgcttaacaccccggccgtactataatctaagctagatgctctcaatctcacacaaatgatcaaggaacctaccaggtaccaccctaaatccgtaaccatgggagccctcttagatatcatcctgaccaacttgccctctaaatacacttcTGTtatcttcaaccaggatctcagcgatcactgcctcattgcctgcgtccgtaatgggtccgcgg
This sequence is a window from Oncorhynchus gorbuscha isolate QuinsamMale2020 ecotype Even-year linkage group LG17, OgorEven_v1.0, whole genome shotgun sequence. Protein-coding genes within it:
- the gpx2 gene encoding glutathione peroxidase 2, which produces MAFIAKTFYDLKATTLEGNSVDFNVFRGRVVLIENVASLUGTTTRDYSQLNLLQSKYPHRLVVLGFPCNQFGYQENCSNGEILNSLKYVRPGDGYQPGFTVFEKCDVNGTNTHPVFAYLKDKLPYPDDDPHTLIQDPKFLIWSPISRTDISWNFEKFLVGPEGEPFKRYSKKFETINIEPDIQRLLRLTKT